The Capsicum annuum cultivar UCD-10X-F1 chromosome 1, UCD10Xv1.1, whole genome shotgun sequence sequence ccttttttatacatattttttagacaaatacgtccaaaaaattaaaattgcttAAAAACTAAAAGTACCTAAAATACATTCAATTCAAACACTCTCTTACAATAGCATATTCATTTCACGCTAAAAAACTGAGAAGGATTTGATGCCGTTTAGAAGCACAACATGATGCATATCAGCTCTTAGTACAAAGACGTGCAAGACTTTTCTGCTCCCTCCTATCCTTGACGGATCAATTGAACTACTTCACAGAGAAAAAGAAATTTCAAAACATTATAGAAGCGAACGACTTTAGTGAAAAAATATTAGTAATAGGGGTCACTTTTTCTGAATAATAGGGGTCGGTGGACTTCTCCTTAAAAAAAGTTTGTATTGGTTATAATATTAGGAGAATATTCAATACTGATGGGCTATGATAAATATATAGAAAGACAAAATTGGCTtttaacttcttctttttttaatatttaagagttataaattaatcaaatatatttttgataatttttttattaaaagtcattagaattaataacaaataatatttttttctattaatttaatatatatttatacattctTACAAAAAGTAAGATCATACCATGTAACTGGATATTAAGTGAGGTAGAACATATGACAATGATTACAATATTCACGTCTTAGTAGGGTAAACATGAGTTACACCATGACTTTCTTGTCAATTTATGGCCACTAACATGTCAAGATATTCTGCACTTTCATATTATTATTGAAATGCACATACACTCCAAACATATATACCTCCAGAAAACTTGATTTATTACTATGGTCCAGTCACCagtagccttctgcttataaCAGGTACTATGAACATATAGAATTTACAATATATATCACAGAATAGATAATGACAACTGAAAATAGAGTTGCATGTTGTAAGTAGAGTGTCTTGCTGATCTACGCCTCGCAAGTATCTCTCACATTTTGGCTTGTTCTTGTATTTGTTCCTGTACAGACGATGATGAATAGTGAGACCAAGTTTAAACCAAAATGTAAAAAGACAGCAAATTGCAACTCTGCAGAAAGTTAAAAGGAGATAACATTTCTAAATCCTCTCAATTTCACACTCCGATTCGTTCAACAGCAACAAGAATATATGTCAAAGAATGTTATGTTAACTTACCTCTGTGACAAAGAAGGCATGGAATCCATATGGAACTCTTTTGGGTAATTCAACAACTGCCACAGGTTCCGCGGACATTGTTTTCGCATCAATAACATTCACTGATGACTTTCTGCATAGTGTACCAGAGAATGGAATTGGTCATAGAATATTTCAAGTTTCTAGCACAAAATAATGAACCTCAAACTCACAATTGCTCCCCTGAAAGGGAAGGCATTACATTGGGTGGCCATTCACCTAGGGCTGAGACTTTGTTCAACCAAGAAGTCTCCATTTTGAGTATTTGTATCTTAAGGAAATTCAAATAGAGAACCATTTTACATTTATGCATGGAAGATACGTAGTAGGGGCTTTGAAAACTGATGAAAATTTTAATACGTAGAGGAAGATGGATAGTCACATGGTATTCAATGACTTGGAATAAGAATATGACGGAGTACATATCAAATATATTAGTCTTGATAAAAGATTTGTAGGATCAAAGGTGTCACAAGTGTGAGGAGGAATTACAAAGGAGTACTCTACAACTGTGAGCTTATACGAGGGATATGCCTTTTGCCCCTTTTGTTTACCTTAGTTATGAATGAACTAACcaatataacatgataatgtgTTTGACTGATCGAATAGAGAGGAATATACATATGACTCTTAACGCTAACTAGTTCAAGACTGCATTGTGTTTGACTGATTGAATGATAGCGTTCTTTCATTTTGATAATGTACTTGTGAAAATTTTGGAGAACTTTCAGCAGGAGGTTGCCTGACAGGACATCTTAAAAGATTTTTTGGACATGCCACAATCTTCAATCATAATTGAAAGTTGCATTTTTGTTCTCTTTCACTTAAACTATGCTTGAAGCAGGACACACTTAGATGAAATCCACATACCTTTCCCGCTTTGTTTCTGCTTAAAACAATAATTCAGCTGAAAGACACTCAAGGTCACATGTTTCGGTCACACAGCGAAAAGGTAGAAGTTATAAAAATTGTAATTTTCCATATGCAATGCAAGGGAGTGGTAGAGGAGTACCTGGTGTTCTCATCATGTACAAACAATATCAAGTAGCCATCGTCCTCTTCACATTCTGTCCCAGGCTGACGGGGAACAAAAATTGCCTCTGAACCAAATCTTCCAGGTCCAAGGTCGAAAATTCCAGGAACATTTCCACCAACTTCAAGCGTTGTTTTTCCAGTTTCCGGTTCCGCATGCAAATCAAATTTGACAACTCCTGTGATCTTGGCAATGTTGTTTAAAATGGTTCCATATACATAGCGTTGCTTCCTAAATTTTGCAAAAGTCACTATCATTACGATAAcataagaaatgaaaatgagatgaTCAAATCACTAAAATTAACGCAAGAATTCTCTAACACTCTGAACAAAAGATGAAGCAAGAGAGACGGGCAGCAGATGAAGGTGTTCCTATGCAGCATTTTAAAAGCCATTAATCCACATCCTGGATATTTTATGTAGTGCAGGAATTTCagaattaaatgaaaaattttgTAACAGCTGACCTTCCAGTGTAGTTCTCATTGACCCGTGGAAAATCAACAGCTGACTCTGACAGTTTCTTTTGTGATGCTAGACCATTCTTCATATTGAACCTCATCTCATACCTGACAATTACGAGAAGAATCAAGATAATTGGAATATCTGAAGTCAAATAAGACCATTAGGTTAGAGTTTTCCTACAGCTCATTTGTGAAACCGTCACGCTGTTGTTCTTTTTCAGTTCCATTAATCGCGTCTAGATCTGGATTCTGCAGGCGGCAAGTGATCAAGACCACATCATCTCCCTCCTCCCAAGCATTGGCTGGTCAAGCAACGAAACCAAACTCAGTTTGGATTGGTTAGTAAGACTAAAGCATTTACTTCTTGTGATTCGTTGAAGTTTATGTCTGGTGGTGTCCAATAAGAGGATaaacatatttgtatttttgcaGTCTGTAATAGAAGTTTCTCAAATTCAGGTAGTCATGATGTCTAACAAGACGATCTGAGAAGTGCAAACCATCTACATTGGGTCCTAAAGCGTATCCATCTCTTTGAAGTGAAAATTTGTACACTGATATCTACCTCGTGGCTAGAATTTTGTTCTATTTTCCAATCAAGGGGCATGAACTTCCACATTTcagatataaaaatgaaaacaaatttcaTACCATTGTGGAATATGAAGCAGTTAGGCAGCTCGAACCACTTGATTAGGGATTCATTTTTTGCATAGCGTGGAAGAACTCCAAAGCGAGCCTTCTTTGTGGGGTCAAAGCTGTATGCCAGCTGTTTGTTTTTCACCATTTCCTAAGAAATACATAGCCTATTAATCGCACTTTTGTGATTAAATTCGGGAAAAAAAAGAAGCATGAGGGAACTTTTAAGCAGTTGGCTGAACCAAGCAATTCAACTGTCATTCACCTGTAAAGGCATCAAGTGTAAACTCGCAGATTACATGTAATAACTTCCTTATGCATATGGATAGCACATCTCAAAGTTGATCTGATGAATACTGGACTTCAAAGAGCCATAGATTATTCATTAAGTCCTTGAAGATAAGAGTTGAATATCATAATTTACTTGCCATTTGcaagaaattcaaaatcatttagTTCCATTTTAGCCATTATTTACTTAACCCGTTTGCTTATAAGACAATACCACCATCTCCGAGAACTCAAATTTATAAACAAGAATGATGCTACTTCACTAGAATAACTTCTGTTGTTGTCATCAAGAGAGCGAACCCGAAACTCTACAAGTATAGATCAATAGAAAAAGAAATGGCAAAGATGGCATACCTTAGGTCTGAAGTACAATGGAAGATCCATCATAATTGCATAATTTTCAGTAATAGCAAAGTCGTGCATCATAACAGATGCTGGTATTGTTATTGGAACTGGATCTTGCATGACGCCATCCTTGAAAATGACTCTATATGTAGCGTAAGGTGGTGTCTGCGAGTAGCCAAAAGTAAACATCTCCCCTGCAagcaaatattttcaagtcaaacTCTGTATTTACATaacaatatataattgaataaatcATCACATATTTTACTCCCCAGCTTTATTTTAGATCCATATTTCGTTGTAAATTTGAACAAAATGCAACCAGACACCTAAGTTCTTTCCCAAATAAAGGCCATGCTACTTGAATCAAGTTAACATCAGTTCCAAAATCCTTGTCATCTCCACAACTACGTAGTTAAGTGTACTTCCATAATATGGTAGTGGGTAGTAACACGATATTTTAAAGGTTCTTACATCTCCACTCAAGTAATGACCTATATTGCATTCAGGAAGCCAGGGTCTGAAATGGGAGGAAGAACCTTGTTCATTTGAGAACAACTCGGAGGATTTTGCAACTAAAGGAAAGGATACATGGAAGTGATGAGCTGATAGCCACAGTTGATGGGTGTTCCTTTTTAAAAGTTTAGGTAACATTCTTTACGAACAAAGGACTGGAACCAATTAAGCAGTCATATTTATTTCCATAATTGGTAGCAGATTCCGACGACTATTCTCTTACCAGTTACAGGGTCAACCTTAGGGTGAGCAGTGAAGGAATGTTGCAACCTTTTATCGTAATCCAGCATGCCAAGCGTTTGCAGATCTCCATCCTCCAGAACTTTAACTACATCTGTGAACAGAATATTCATTTTGTCCATATGAGAAGGAAAACACAGTATACCAATAGTTGGGTTCTTCGATGGCACACAGTCACAAACTTCAACAAACAGCAATCTTACTAAAAGAACAGTCACATAACTGTTTGGCAGCTTGAATGCATATAAGATCATCTCTGGAAATTAGAAAGTTACAGTCGTACATAAAAAATGGAAGGAAGTAATTAACTATAAGATGCCAAAGAATCTTGATAACATATTCAGGTCAGCAAGCATTTAGATGATAGATTGCTTAAGTTTCTCAGTTAATAGATCAAATGGAGAAGCAACTTACATGGTTTATCCCCCTCATGAAGAGCCAAAAGCTTCCCATGGTGATATATCATAGCCGTATTAGCTGAAAGAAGGTGAAAAAAGTTTGTTTCCTCTTCATAATTCTCGCAGAGGTATACAAAAACACACGTATATGCATATCATTCTTCAAGAGATTCAGTTCCTTTACAACAACAAATCTTGTTGCAAAG is a genomic window containing:
- the LOC107839349 gene encoding carotenoid 9,10(9',10')-cleavage dioxygenase 1 isoform X2, translated to MGRKEENGVGRIEGGVVVVDPKPQNGVFAKAIDWLEWGIIKLMNDSTKPIHYLQGNYAPTDETPPVNDLPVKGHLPECLNGEFVRVGPNPKFAPVAGYHWFDGDGMIHGLHIKDGKATYVSRFVRTSRLKQEEFFGGAKFMKIGDLKGLFGLFSVYIYKLREKLKVLDTSYGHGTANTAMIYHHGKLLALHEGDKPYVVKVLEDGDLQTLGMLDYDKRLQHSFTAHPKVDPVTGEMFTFGYSQTPPYATYRVIFKDGVMQDPVPITIPASVMMHDFAITENYAIMMDLPLYFRPKEMVKNKQLAYSFDPTKKARFGVLPRYAKNESLIKWFELPNCFIFHNANAWEEGDDVVLITCRLQNPDLDAINGTEKEQQRDGFTNELYEMRFNMKNGLASQKKLSESAVDFPRVNENYTGRKQRYVYGTILNNIAKITGVVKFDLHAEPETGKTTLEVGGNVPGIFDLGPGRFGSEAIFVPRQPGTECEEDDGYLILFVHDENTRKSSVNVIDAKTMSAEPVAVVELPKRVPYGFHAFFVTEEQIQEQAKM
- the LOC107839349 gene encoding carotenoid 9,10(9',10')-cleavage dioxygenase 1 isoform X1, with protein sequence MGEKKEEEVAMEISEKEGDWVMVKPKPNKKFGGKAIDFLEKMIVKLMYKKNIGPSHFLSGNFAPVDETPPCKDLPVKGYLPECLNGEFVRVGPNPKFAPVAGYHWFDGDGMIHGLHIKDGKATYVSRFVRTSRLKQEEFFGGAKFMKIGDLKGLFGLFSVYIYKLREKLKVLDTSYGHGTANTAMIYHHGKLLALHEGDKPYVVKVLEDGDLQTLGMLDYDKRLQHSFTAHPKVDPVTGEMFTFGYSQTPPYATYRVIFKDGVMQDPVPITIPASVMMHDFAITENYAIMMDLPLYFRPKEMVKNKQLAYSFDPTKKARFGVLPRYAKNESLIKWFELPNCFIFHNANAWEEGDDVVLITCRLQNPDLDAINGTEKEQQRDGFTNELYEMRFNMKNGLASQKKLSESAVDFPRVNENYTGRKQRYVYGTILNNIAKITGVVKFDLHAEPETGKTTLEVGGNVPGIFDLGPGRFGSEAIFVPRQPGTECEEDDGYLILFVHDENTRKSSVNVIDAKTMSAEPVAVVELPKRVPYGFHAFFVTEEQIQEQAKM